Part of the Neisseria leonii genome is shown below.
GTTCGGGCATAGCCGTCAGCTCCGACACGCAAAACGGGACCACAACCTACACTGTATCGGCCAAAACCGACGGCACGACTGTCAAAGTTGATGACAAGGGCAATATTGCAGCTGTTACCGGCGAATTGACTGCCAATTCAGACGGCAAAGTCAACACACCTGTCGCTCCGAATGCCTTGGCAACGGCCGGCGATGTGGCGAAAGCCATCAACAACTCAGGTTGGAACTTGGCAGCGGACGGCAAAGACGGCAAAGAGCTGATTAACCCGTCCGACACCGTAACCTTTAAGGCAGGCGACAACCTGACTGTCAGCCGTACAGGCAGCGAAATCACTTATGCCACCAAGCGTGATGTGAACTTCGACAGCGTAACTTTCGGCAACAACGGCCCGAAAATCAGCAACGACGGCGGTCATATTAAAGTGGGCAGTACTAATGGTCAGCCGGTTAAGATTACCAATGTCCAAGCCGGTACGGCAGACAACGATGCGGTCAATGTCAGCCAGCTGAAAGCGGCTGTTGCGGCAGCCAAAACCGGAGTCAAAGCAGGTAAGAACGTAACCGTCCGAGAAGAGAACGGTGTTTACACCATCAATGCTTGGGATACCACTGCGACAGGTTCCGAAGCGGTTACTGTTACACCTACCATCAATAATGAAGAGAAAACTCGTTCTTATGCAATTGATTTGTCTTCTACAACCAAAGCAGATATCAAAAAAGGCGTGGATGCCAAAGATAAGGTGGATAACCAAGGCATCACATTTGTCGGCGACAGTGGCGGCAATGTAACCCGAAAATTGGGCGAAACCGTCAATGTCAAAGGTAATGCCGCAGATGCCGCCGGCCTGACCGACGGCAATATCGGCGTGGTAGCCAACGGTACCGATACCCTGACCGTGAAACTGAATAAAGATGTGAACCTGACCGATTCAGGATCGTTGGCCGTGGGCGGCAGCAAGCTGACCAATAACCGCTTGACCGTAGGCGGCAACCATCCTGTCAGCATAGACGGCGATAAAGGCACCATCGGCGGTTTGACCAATAAAACCTTTGATCCGAACAATTTCACATCAGGCCAGGCCGCGACCGAAGACCAGTTGAAAGCAGTTTACGATGCGGCCAGCCGGGCAGGCGGAGGCGGTTGGCATATTCAAGCCAACGGTGATGCTGCCGATTTTGTCGCACCGGGCAGTACCGTGCAGTTTTTGGACGGTAAAAACATCGCCATTACCCGTAACGGCAGCCATATTACGGTGGCCACCAAAGACGATGTTTCATTCAACAGTGTTACCGCCAAAAATATCCATGCGGATACGGGCAAAATCGGTTCGGTTACCCTCAATGCAGACGGCATTACTGTCGGCGGCGGTGCCAACCCCGTGAGTTTGACGGGAAGCGGTCTGAACAACGGCGGCAACCGCATCACCAATGTGGCGGCGGGTGTGGCGGATACCGATGCGGTGAATGTCGGCCAGCTCAGACAGCTGGGCGGCGATATAAACCGTGTGGCGAAGAAAGCCTATGCCGGGGTGGCCGGGGCGATGGCGCAAAGTGCCATTCCCCAGGTTACCCGTGCGGGAGCGAACGGTGTGGGCATCGGCGGCGGTTATTACGGCGGCCGCTCTGCGGTGGCTGTCGGTATGTCGTCGATGAGCGACAGCGGCAATTGGATTGTCAAAGGTACGGTATCGGCCAACAGCAGCGGCCGTATCGGTGCCAGCACGGGTGCGCTGTATCAGTGGTAAGCCGTTGCCGGTCAGGCAGAAGCAGGGCGGTTGCCCTGCTTTTATTGTTCTGGGCATGGCTGACGATACGGCAGCATCGGCGGCAAAAAAAGTCCGCGCCGAAGTACTGTCGGCCGAAATGTCCGGTTATTTGGCCGACCTGCGTCCCGCCACCCAAGGCCGTGCCGCTTTTAAAAAATATGCCGATGCACGTTGCCGCATATCGGCGGTTTGGGT
Proteins encoded:
- a CDS encoding YadA-like family protein; the encoded protein is MAVQQPARFDHCRSRIDNGAVSGKYFGSGSKITAGEAEVGSFEIFGRRIPGVRTQGTASTVVGAYNTVIANNKDKEWDGVANHISGAANKITDSNGALIVGSGNQINNAYRDEQFTMGDASAIVAGNLDVLRGKELGSVGIIGGGNLAENVIRSQVIGVGNTLRGSDAAGRIERNAVTGYKNTVTDVNNTFTAGSENTVNNTNDLVLMGNDNKLNQITGAQILGSNTAVSDGLSNITAIGKAAAVSQSNSIALGAGSTATREATAVSQATVNGITYGGFAGQGKAESGVLAVGKAGGERQIIHVAAGEISKTSTDAVNGSQLYLVAEKLAAEIKKGAGGSGGGAASVVAPGSGIAVSSDTQNGTTTYTVSAKTDGTTVKVDDKGNIAAVTGELTANSDGKVNTPVAPNALATAGDVAKAINNSGWNLAADGKDGKELINPSDTVTFKAGDNLTVSRTGSEITYATKRDVNFDSVTFGNNGPKISNDGGHIKVGSTNGQPVKITNVQAGTADNDAVNVSQLKAAVAAAKTGVKAGKNVTVREENGVYTINAWDTTATGSEAVTVTPTINNEEKTRSYAIDLSSTTKADIKKGVDAKDKVDNQGITFVGDSGGNVTRKLGETVNVKGNAADAAGLTDGNIGVVANGTDTLTVKLNKDVNLTDSGSLAVGGSKLTNNRLTVGGNHPVSIDGDKGTIGGLTNKTFDPNNFTSGQAATEDQLKAVYDAASRAGGGGWHIQANGDAADFVAPGSTVQFLDGKNIAITRNGSHITVATKDDVSFNSVTAKNIHADTGKIGSVTLNADGITVGGGANPVSLTGSGLNNGGNRITNVAAGVADTDAVNVGQLRQLGGDINRVAKKAYAGVAGAMAQSAIPQVTRAGANGVGIGGGYYGGRSAVAVGMSSMSDSGNWIVKGTVSANSSGRIGASTGALYQW